In Xiphophorus hellerii strain 12219 chromosome 13, Xiphophorus_hellerii-4.1, whole genome shotgun sequence, the following proteins share a genomic window:
- the crabp2b gene encoding cellular retinoic acid-binding protein 2b, translating to MENKVTDFSGKWKMKSSENFEELLKALGVNVFLRKIAVAAASSPAVEITQQGETLSIKTSTSVRTTNVSFTVGQSFNEATVDGRPCTSFPKWETDRKISCEQTLPKGDGLKTAWTRELTNDGELILTMTAGDVVCTRVYERE from the exons ATGGAGAACAAAGTGACAGATTTCTctggaaaatggaaaatgaagtCATCGGAAAACTTCGAGGAGCTTTTGAAAGCTCTGG GTGTTAATGTGTTCCTGAGGAAGATTGCAGTGGCGGCAGCGTCCAGCCCGGCAGTGGAAATCACCCAGCAAGGAGAAACCCTTTCCATTAAAACATCCACCAGCGTCCGCACCACCAATGTGTCTTTCACCGTGGGTCAGTCCTTCAACGAGGCCACAGTTGATGGACGGCCCTGCACG AGTTTTCCAAAGTGGGAGACAGACCGAAAGATTAGCTGTGAACAGACTTTACCAAAAGGTGATGGACTGAAGACTGCGTGGACCAGAGAACTGACTAATGACGGAGAGCTCATACTG acGATGACTGCTGGGGACGTTGTCTGCACCAGAGTTTATGAAAGGGAATGA